The window GGAGGCGAGCAGGGTCCCGACGATCGCCGCCGACGACGGCAACCGCATCATCGCGGTGAACGCCGCCGCGGCGCACCTGCTGGGCTGGCAGCCGGACGACCTCGTCGGACGCCGGCTGACCGTGCTCGTCCCCGAACACCTGCGGGACCGCCATGCCGCGGCGTTCGGGTCCCTGCTGCTCACCGGGCAACCGCGCATCCTCGGCCGCTCCATACCGCTGCCCGCGCTGCACCGGGACGGCCGGCTGATCCCGATCCGGCTGCGGATCCAGACCCAGGAGGCCCTGGACGGCCGTACCGTGTTCGTCGCCCAGCTGGGTGCCCGCACGGCCCCGGCCGCGCCGCCGGGCGGCGACCACACCGGTCACCACGCGATCCGGCCGCAGCCGGGCCCCCCGCACCGGCCGGCCGTGCGGGCACGGGAACGGCCCGCCGGGAACCCGTACGAGGGCGACGCGACGCTGAACCGGCTGAGCCTGCTCGTGGACGCCACCAGCGCGCTCACCAGCACCCTGGACCTGACCGAGGGCCTGCACCGGGTGTGCCGGGTCCTGACCCGGCAGCTCGCCGAGTGGTGCGTGGTCGAACTGCTCGGCGAGCACCAGCGGGTGGAGCGGGTCTGCGTCGTCCACCGCACGCCCGAGGCGCTGAAACCGGGGGTACAGCTGGGCGCACTGCCGCCGATGTCCGACGAGACCGGGGGACCACTGCCCCGGGTGCTGCGCGGCGCGGGCCCGCTGCGGCTCGCGGACGTCTCCTCCCCGGCGCGGCTCGGCAGCCCGCTCGACGAGAGTCAGGAGGAACTGTTCCAGCAGCTGGGGGCCCGGACCGCGATCATCGCCCCGCTGCGGGCCCGCCGGGAGGTACTCGGCGCCCTCACCCTGGTCCGCGGCCGGGACGACCCGCCGTTCACCGACGACGACCTCCCGCTCGTCACCGACCTGGTCCGCGGCATCGCCCTCGGCGTCGACAACGCCCGCCTCCACGAGCACACCCGGCGCACCTCCGAACGCATGCAGCGCGCGCTCCTGCCCCACCTCCCGGACGTCGACCACCTGGAACTCGTCGCCCGCTACGCCCCGTCCGGGGCGGACGCGCAGATCGGCGGGGACTGGTTCGACGCCTTCGTCCTGCCCAAGGGCGACACGGCCCTCGTCATCGGCGACGTGACCGGGCACGACCTGCAATCGGCCGTCGCCATGAGCCAGTTGCGCAACCTGCTGCGCGGTATCGCCGTGGACCGGCAGGAACCCCCCGCGGAGGTCGTGCACCGCTTCGACCTGGCCTGCCACACCCTCTACCCGCACGCCACCGCGACGTGCGTGTACGCCGTGGTCAAGGGCCCGGAGGGCGGTCCGTGGGAGCTCCGCCACTCCTCGGCCGGGCATCCGCCGCCGCTGCTGACCACCGAGCAGGGTGACACCGGCTACCTCGACGGGGGAGCCGGACCGTTGATCGGCCTCGACCCGAACCTGCCCCGCGTCACCGCCGACGACCCGCTCCCGCCCCGCTCCACGCTGCTGATGTTCACCGACGGCCTCATCGAACGCCGGGGAGAGTCCTTCGGGGACGCCATGACCCGGCTGCGGCAGCACACCGCAGCCCTGGCGCGCGCCCCGCTCGACGTCTTCTGCGACGAGCTGGTCCTCGGCCTCGGCACCGACACCACGGACGACATCGCCCTGCTGGCCCTGCGCACCCCACCACCGGGCTGACCGGGCGCACCGGCCGACGCGGGCCGCGCGGAAACCCCGTGGACGGGCCGACGCGGTCCTGTACCAGGTTCCTTCCGGAACGCATCCGGTGAGGTGGGGGGAATCCGTGGTGACTGGGCCGACGCCGGCCGATCCGGCCGACGCGACGATTCCGGACACTCCCGCGGGCGGCACGGTCGTGCTGCTCAACGGCACGTCGAGTTCGGGGAAGTCCAGCATCGCCCGCGCCCTGCTCGACGTGCTCGACGGAACGTGGTTCCACCTTCCCGTCGGCGCCTTCCACGCCATGCGCTGCCACCGTCCCATCGCCGACGAGGACCTCCAGGCGGAGATCGACCGCGCCGTCAAGGGCTTCCACCGCGCGGTCGCCGGGATGGCCGCGGCGGGCAACAACCTCGTCGTGGACCATCCGCTGAGCCGTCGCTGGCGGCTGACGGACCTCCTCGGCCTGCTCGACCCGGCGGACACGGTCCTGGTCGGCGTCCGCTGCCCGCTGCCCGAACTCCGGCGGCGCGAGCGCGAACGCGGTGACCGGCAACCGGGACTGGCCGCACTGCAGTACGACCACGTCCACGCACCCGGACTGCACGACCTCGACGTCGACACCAGCCTGCTCTCCCCAGAGGAATGCGCCCTGCGCATCCGGGACTTCCTGCCGCACCGGCCCCGCCCCACCGCCTTCGAACAACTCCGGCCGGCCCTGCTGACGCCGCGGGAGCCCGCCGGGCAGCCGGGACCTCGATGACCGGGCGCGGGCGCCGGCAGCCGTTCCCGGACGGCTCGCTCCTCGCCGTACGGGCCCTGACCCGAGCGCCGTCGGAGGACGAGCGGGGAGCGGCGCGGGTCAGGGCCGCCAGGACGCGTCCTCGGGGGCCGGCGGCAGGGCCAGGTGGGCCAGGTCCCCGGGCGGTGGAGTGGTCACCGGCCACAAGGGCGCGGCGGTGCCGTCGGCCAGTGCGGCCGGCGCGTCGGTGAGGTTCATCCGCTCACGCAGCCGGCCGTAGAAGTCCATCGGACCCAGCCGGACCGCCTTGAGCCGTCGCGGAGCGGCGTACACGCCGATCCAGTCCCCGGGGCTCAGCACCCCGCGCAACTGGCCGTCGATGCTGACGGCGGCCTGTCCGGACCGCTCCAGCACCCGGAAGGCGATGGGCTCGTCCGGGGCGGCCACGACCGAGCGGTTGAACACCATGTGCGGGGCGACCGGTGTGAAGACCAGGCCCTCGGCGCGGGGCGAGACGACCGGACCGCCGGCGGCGAAGCTGTAGGCGGTGGAGCCCGTGGGCGTGGCCACCAGCAACGCGTCGGCGGAGTAGGAGGCGAGGAGCCGGCCGGCCAGGTAGACCCCGACCGACACCTGCCGGTCCCGGGCCAGCTTCTCCAGGACGACGTCGTTCAGCGCGGTGACGTTCAGGGCGACACCCCAGTCGCTCCCCGTCTCGCACTCCACGCGCACACGGGGCGGTGGCAGCATCGGACCACGGCCGTACCGCAGCAGCGTCTCCACCTGTGCGGGCACCTCCAGCCGGCACGAGGCCCGCATGGTGAGCAGCATCCGGCTCTCGACGTTGATCCGCTCCCCGAGCACCGCGTCCAGCGCCGCGCGCACCGCCTGCGCGGGCACCTCCGTCAGGAAGCCGACCCGGCCCAGGTCGACGCCGAGCACCATGGCGTCGTTCTCGGCGGCCAGCCGCGCACCGCGCAGGAAGGTGCCGTCACCGCCGAGCGTGACGATGAGGTCGGGATCGCCCGCGGCGTCGACCTCCTCCCGCGCGCTGTGCCGCGAGCCCTCCTGCCACACGTCGATGTCGGTGC of the Streptomyces sp. 1222.5 genome contains:
- a CDS encoding SpoIIE family protein phosphatase, whose translation is MDGPAPWEAPSRRFPPRPESVVSARRFVRSALAGTAPEVAETAELLAGELVTNAVLHARTEVEVQVDRTADRVHVAVADRRPDRGPIPHAWLPYAGTGRGLKLLEELSALHGVRIGDSGKTMWFELWPDMPVPPSSPWDTVPAAGRTVTVALIDLPYALHAAAQQHRESLLRELALVSFAPAAHALPGDLSRQELLTALDTSNLISACTTAAVQEEAPDSSTLCLRVAFPADAGPAVAALRLTLDLADSAAQQGSLLTLPALPQVRSFCGWLFDQIAGQLSGEPPTAWTLFPHAPSASSTELAPWDAADVEASRVPTIAADDGNRIIAVNAAAAHLLGWQPDDLVGRRLTVLVPEHLRDRHAAAFGSLLLTGQPRILGRSIPLPALHRDGRLIPIRLRIQTQEALDGRTVFVAQLGARTAPAAPPGGDHTGHHAIRPQPGPPHRPAVRARERPAGNPYEGDATLNRLSLLVDATSALTSTLDLTEGLHRVCRVLTRQLAEWCVVELLGEHQRVERVCVVHRTPEALKPGVQLGALPPMSDETGGPLPRVLRGAGPLRLADVSSPARLGSPLDESQEELFQQLGARTAIIAPLRARREVLGALTLVRGRDDPPFTDDDLPLVTDLVRGIALGVDNARLHEHTRRTSERMQRALLPHLPDVDHLELVARYAPSGADAQIGGDWFDAFVLPKGDTALVIGDVTGHDLQSAVAMSQLRNLLRGIAVDRQEPPAEVVHRFDLACHTLYPHATATCVYAVVKGPEGGPWELRHSSAGHPPPLLTTEQGDTGYLDGGAGPLIGLDPNLPRVTADDPLPPRSTLLMFTDGLIERRGESFGDAMTRLRQHTAALARAPLDVFCDELVLGLGTDTTDDIALLALRTPPPG
- a CDS encoding AAA family ATPase; translation: MTGPTPADPADATIPDTPAGGTVVLLNGTSSSGKSSIARALLDVLDGTWFHLPVGAFHAMRCHRPIADEDLQAEIDRAVKGFHRAVAGMAAAGNNLVVDHPLSRRWRLTDLLGLLDPADTVLVGVRCPLPELRRRERERGDRQPGLAALQYDHVHAPGLHDLDVDTSLLSPEECALRIRDFLPHRPRPTAFEQLRPALLTPREPAGQPGPR
- a CDS encoding NAD(+)/NADH kinase; this translates as MTVNRVGLVVHGGRGEAVAAAAAVHEWCAEHAVGCTDIDVWQEGSRHSAREEVDAAGDPDLIVTLGGDGTFLRGARLAAENDAMVLGVDLGRVGFLTEVPAQAVRAALDAVLGERINVESRMLLTMRASCRLEVPAQVETLLRYGRGPMLPPPRVRVECETGSDWGVALNVTALNDVVLEKLARDRQVSVGVYLAGRLLASYSADALLVATPTGSTAYSFAAGGPVVSPRAEGLVFTPVAPHMVFNRSVVAAPDEPIAFRVLERSGQAAVSIDGQLRGVLSPGDWIGVYAAPRRLKAVRLGPMDFYGRLRERMNLTDAPAALADGTAAPLWPVTTPPPGDLAHLALPPAPEDASWRP